The genomic window ccatTCGTAGGATTTCTAACTCAGCTCTGGTTAGATTAGCTAGGGTCACTGTGACCATTTTCAATTAGTGTAAGTGCGGGGTCATGGTCTGGATCAATAGTTTCAGTTTAGGGCAATACGGCAAGTGAgaagttgaacacaaaagagaatGGATTTaggaaaaaagagaaatgatttTAGCAGTCTCCGCACTGTTCCTCTGAGGGCCATAAATGCATTTCAAACTTGCTATTTTTCCTAATTTACAAAGACTTTCTTACTTTGATAGCAGACCTATTCAACAGAAGGTCTGTGAGAGGCAGCACTACAGGGGATTCAGTAATTATTTCATCACAAAAGTAACTTTGGATTAAAATGCAATATTACagtgatagttcacaaaaaataacaaatatgtcatcatttactcaacctcttgtcatttcaaacttgtatgactttctttcttccagagaacacagaagaagatattttgaagaatgttgttaacaggcccccattcacttgcattggttttgtgtccatacaatagaagtgaatgggtgccagtgttgttcggtcaccaactttcttcaaaatatcttcttttgtgttctgcctaTAAAGTCAtgaagatttgaaatgacaagagggtaaatgatgtcagaatttccatttttgggtaaattatCAGTGTTACCTTCAGCTAAGCTAGCATTAAAAAGCTAAACCTTCAACAAAGTGTGATTTTACTGAAGTTTAAAACCTTGACCTTGCTACACAATTGCATCAATTGCCTCTAATATGTTTTTAGAAATGCTGCATATTTCCACATCATTTCGTGCAAATGTGAAGATGATAAAATCACTGTTTAAAGTACCGGTTGATAAACAAGCACATATTTCACTTACCCAAATAcacctacagtatataaaagCCGCATGTATATAAAAAGATCAATGCCAGATGACATTTGCTGCATTACATATTCTGCTTTTACCTTCTCCACAAGACTGGCATGACATTTTGCATCAAATTGTGGTTTATATGGGTTAAAGGGTATTTTAATAACTGCCTAACTAAAAAACGAGACGCGTGCCACATGCCAGGCATTTACCACATCCTCGTTCAGTGGAAAGACCTTCCTAAGCAACTTATATATTTGCTagattaaatgaaatgatgataaataataaaaagagtATTAGCTATCTTACGTAGAGGAAAAGGAAATATATCAAAGTAGAAAGGAAAAATTAATTATTACTCACCAAAACTAGTATAGGAAATTAAAGTGGAGATTGCAACATCAATTCCAATCAAGACCCAAAACTCCATGTAAACTGGATCATATGTTTTTAAGGGTGAAAGACATACTAAAGTATTTTAAGACTGAGAATTGCTAGCTTAAAACCTGAAAAGGGTGAGCCCACTCGAACCACAGGCTAGAATCTTGCATGTGTCCTTTTTTATGAACATCCACCATACGCACACCTCCTCCATTTACATGTCCAATGATGTTActtttgatgatgatgatatgttttttttcagcgCATGTGTCCATATTTGCAAAATCGCATATGAAATAAACACTATAGGATAGGTTTCCTTGTTTAAGGGTGATTGAGGCCACCAAATTCTGATAATGGTAAATGCTGCTAAAATGCCCATTTAACAAAAGGAAAGTCTAGTTTTGATGCGTCTTAGTgagtaaaatgtatattttcattCAATTTTGTGTGCCGTTCCACACAAAGAGGCTCACAACATAAAGTGTACATTACTCATTTGAATTCATAGCTTGGACAAAAGTTACTTGTGAAACGGAAACTCTGTAATTTATTAACGAGAATCACCTACTGAAGTTAACCTTTTGTTAAAGTTTTAACAGGTCCCATTAgttttttaaacaacaatataGTAGAGAATAAAAATCTCAATGAAATGACacaaatgtgcaaaaaaacaaatttccGTAAACTACATTATTTCATGCAACAGATATAAAACAAACGGTATAAAAAttgtcacataaaaaaataatgttagtACATGGAGTACAATCAGTGAAGTGGCTTTCTGGTGCCTTTGTTGCTTTCTGTTCTTGAATGTTTACTGCAACAATATGTGCTTGTTAAAAAGGTCACAGGAACACTGTGGTCAAATCAGCAACCCTGACATTAAATGTTTTAGCATGAGGCAGACAAACAAATGTAAGAAGCACTTCTgctacaaatataaatatttataaagctAACCAACCTCGACCTCTAACAGGTATTTGTAAACACGGGCTTCTGAGAcatctttacacctctggtttGATTTCTAGCCTGAAGTTTGCTTTAGTAGGCTACTTtaacaatatgtttttaaaaaatactttacgttttaataaatgtttattttcaagGCCTGGTAGTGGTACCAATAGGTTTGATACGACGTGTTCAATAAATGAGCTCTTTGGACATCATCGCTgacaaaacaacataaaatagGCTACAGTAATTCACTCGTGTTAAAGTGCTGTTATTTAAGTTATCAAATTGACAAAATCCTACCTTTAGCAGTGTTACACCCTTCTTGGCTGACTTCGTTTGCTTTAATAAACCAGGTGATagttctgtttattttccaAACGTCCATCACAGGGTCAGGAAAATAATGATTATGTCtcaaattgattttaaaatggaaaCCTTCTTTTCGATTAAAGGATAACATTTATAATTGATTCACAACTTAATATGTAACTGCATAAACATAAAATCCTTAGAATTTATACTTCTAGGCCACGTGTCTAACATTTCACACGTTTATATGCTAGTTAAGACgttcatgaaaaacattttcactAATTAATAATACTAGCCTATATATATCAGATCAAACAAAGCAAGGATAATACACTGCCCGCtgacaaagtaaaacaaattaatttacacACACAGTTCTCTGAACGAGGTAGCGTTACATAACAGACAGGCATTATGCGCGTTCTCGGGCGTTGCTGTCAAACACAAGCTCGCGCATAGAAGGCGGAGTCTAAACAGACGGCGAGCGGAAGGGACCTATCAGAGGCGCGCGAGGGACCGTTTGAGTTCAAAACTGAAGCGGCGCGCGCACAGGAAAACACCGACAGTTGAGACGTAATTACATACTTGAAATCTTCGTCATTTCACGTTATATTTTGCTTTCAACGACAATGTCTTCAGCCAAAAAGCAGATTTACTATTCCGACAAGTATTCTGACGAGGAATACGAGTACAGGTGAGGATATTTACTCGTTTAATGTCACTTAATAACTCTCACTTCATATTAACGTTAACGTTGGTGTTGTTGTTAAACTTCATGACCGATGTGTTCACAGTTTGACTGCTTATggttttttaatactttaataatGTCACACAATCactaaattatataaatatgtagTTTAAACGGACTTTCCGCTGGCTATCGTCCTGACCTGGCTAACGTTATATATTGTCTGTTCAAGAAGCCAATACAATGTTAGTCAGAGCAATTTAAGTTACTTTAAGGCACATGTTTTTAACTTCTTTTGCACATAGACATGTTATGCTTCCCAAACAATTGTCCAAACTGGTGCCTGCCTCCCATTTAATGCCAGAGGAGGAATGGAGAGGACTGGGCGTCCAGCAAAGTCAGGGCTGGATCCATTACATGATTCACAAACCAGGTTAGTATTAAGCTATCAGTAGACACGGACAAATTTGAACCTAGTATGCGGCCTACCTAGACAACATTGTCATGTGGACATGCAATGGCCATATGATGACTAAAAAAAGTTGTCCAGGcaggcagctcactaggttttaaGGCCCAAGTATGCTTATTGACATTTATCTAAATGTACTGTCAAATACTAACACACTCTTTTCAATGTAGAACCCCATATTCTGCTGTTCCGAAGGCCACTTCCCAAAGAATGAGGCGACAATTATAATCAGAAGTTACAATAAGTGGTCGGCTCTGACCGTGTGTGCATTTCTTTCCATACATTGTGATTTGTACATAAGTTTTATTATTTGCAGATTATTTGCTATGGTAAAAAGATGTTACTCCCTCTCCCCGACAACCTTACATATGGCTGCAGGTGTTGAGGTGGGAAGAGGGCTGCCTCCCCCAAATCTGTTCAGAAGTGTTTTCTTTAGATATACACTAAAGTAATGTGAAATAAGTTGGATGGTGTGGAAGATCTAGTAACCGCCCCCGTAATGAATAGAAGGAATAGTTTTGATGGATGTTTATTGGACACTACAATGCTTTCCATTACAGAACTGCTGTAGTTAACATCTCGCATCAGTAAAtgcttgtttgttgtttatttgttgttgacaaatcaataaatgttatttttattagctTACCTGAGTTCACGTCTGTAATCCTTGTTGTATTATGTAAAATTGACATGACAGTGATGAATATTTTTCCTTTGTATACATTAACAGcaaatttacattttcacatcgGAAACCTTGAAATGTCAgagatgttaaaaaaatatatatttttaagttaaatcagaAATGGATATGTCTATattaaaggttttttttctaGGTATGCACAGCTCTAAAACATTTCAATGGCTAAAAAATTGATTATTTCTaggtattaaaataaaagctatttCAGCCATTATTACATCAgccattatttttaaaataatttcttcCAAACCaatttttaatgtttgtgtatttataacaCACATaatcatataatatatatatattataatgtttGTATTATTGCCTCTCTATGATGAATTACTTTATTGTTTTCCTAAAAGTCATTTCTGTACTCACAGGTACAAACCTCAAACTAGTACTAATCTAAAACTAAAGGGGTTACAAACTCTGAATGTCTGATGCCTAAAGAGAACGCAGGGGGTCTAGGTTTGTGCACTGTCACTTTCTCAGGGTTATGACTTCCTGGACCTGGTACTAATGTGGACTCTCTTGTGCTCGCGTGTCTACCCAGCATAGAGAAAGCTGGTTGTTTTGGTTGATAGATGCTGGGATCTGTGCTGTTATATCTGCCAGGACCTGGAGTTTTTGATAAGTCCTCAGCATGACCCCCAGTTTTGCATCTTCCAGAGATGGTGTAACTGGCACTGGATGTCTTGGTCAGGACGTGGGAGCCCATGAGTGAAGGAAGGCTGTATTTGTTTGGGGCGGGTACGGCGTCGACAGAGCGATACTGAGTGCGGTAGCCCATGGTGTAGGATGGTGGTTTGCGATGGGTGCTGCCAAGAACTGCCCTCTCGGGGCTGTATGCTCCTGGTCCTGGAGTGCAGAAAAATCCTGCTGAACATATCAGACAACAAAGTTTGCGTGTTTGAACTAGATAATATTTCTGCAATATGGTAAACTTGAAACTAAGCCAGGTGTAACGGTCAGACTTCTAATGTGTTTCCCAATGGTTTACATAGAGTGGATTAAATTTACGGCTTACCTCGATTTTTCATTCTTCCATGTATGGAATAGGCTGGGGTGCCATCCCTTCCAAAACGAGTAAGCTTTGCATCAATATGATATTTCGGCCCTGGATTGATGTCTATGCTGTACACTATAcaatcaaaataaaagcattacatcacttagaaataaaatattcacactacactacactactaATGTTGTtacatatcactgctgtccatctaaaaccttgtatctccatattttgtgatttttatttttgccataaatcattattattagtcaccctttacgcatgtcaatgggtttttacaaatatgtaaccaataaaaagtattgaaaagtGCTTggcaactttgacaacacagtatttaatcatttaaaaagtacagttttttccattttctgaaaagcagcgaatttggacatccaaggttttggaaggacagcgactaTAGGCCTATGCAAGTAAACTGTTCCATATGCATGAACTATTTTGTAATGATTTCTTTGACCGTTTGTTGTTATACGTTTTATTATTACTGTATTAAGTCAGCATATATCATTTGCATTGTACTTTTAAATTAACAATAGCtattaaacaaaaactaacAGAAATAGTAGGCTACACGAACTAAAGAAATGCTTTGGAAGTGTTTTGTCTATGTCTCCATCTAGTGGTGATATTAGCAAAATGCAGGTTTATCCATTTGTACGGTTTGGAAACGTTCTTTTTTTTCCTTAAAGGAACTgtccactttttttggaaataggctcattctccatctcccccagagttaataagttgacttttaccgttttggaatctattcaaccgatctccgggtctggcgatagcacttttagcatagcttagcatagataaatgaatccaattagaccagtagcatcACGTTCAAAAAGGACCAAAGAGTTTCAATATTATCAAAACTGGACTCTTCTGTAGTTATATCGTGTGCTAAGACCggcggaaaatgaaaagttgcgaTTTCTAGGCCGATATGATTAGGAACTATACTCCCATTCAGGCGTAATAATCGTTGAAGTTTACTGCCATAACATGGCCGCAGCAGGCGCAGTGATATCACGTAGCCCATTTCCACATGCATGACACAGACACGGAGATCGGTTGAGTAGATTCCAAAATGGTATaactcaacttattaactcagttggagaatgagcctatttccaaaaaaagtggagtgtttctttaaagggaaaaaatcgTTTAtagtttattcaccctcatgtcatttcaaacctgtatgactttctttctactgcagaacacaaaagaagatattttgaagaatgtttttaaccaaacaacattgacccca from Triplophysa rosa linkage group LG25, Trosa_1v2, whole genome shotgun sequence includes these protein-coding regions:
- the cks2 gene encoding cyclin-dependent kinases regulatory subunit 2, yielding MSSAKKQIYYSDKYSDEEYEYRHVMLPKQLSKLVPASHLMPEEEWRGLGVQQSQGWIHYMIHKPEPHILLFRRPLPKE
- the cimap1d gene encoding outer dense fiber protein 3-like protein 2b isoform X3 — its product is MIGFVGHDFTKLTSPAYSFHGRTSDNMYSIDINPGPKYHIDAKLTRFGRDGTPAYSIHGRMKNRAGFFCTPGPGAYSPERAVLGSTHRKPPSYTMGYRTQYRSVDAVPAPNKYSLPSLMGSHVLTKTSSASYTISGRCKTGGHAEDLSKTPGPGRYNSTDPSIYQPKQPAFSMLGRHASTRESTLVPGPGSHNPEKVTVHKPRPPAFSLGIRHSEFVTPLVLD
- the cimap1d gene encoding outer dense fiber protein 3-like protein 2b isoform X2, with the protein product MCFLIMCTGPGPGRYVLPPMIGFVGHDFTKLTSPAYSFHGRTSDNMYSIDINPGPKYHIDAKLTRFGRDGTPAYSIHGRMKNRGFFCTPGPGAYSPERAVLGSTHRKPPSYTMGYRTQYRSVDAVPAPNKYSLPSLMGSHVLTKTSSASYTISGRCKTGGHAEDLSKTPGPGRYNSTDPSIYQPKQPAFSMLGRHASTRESTLVPGPGSHNPEKVTVHKPRPPAFSLGIRHSEFVTPLVLD
- the cimap1d gene encoding outer dense fiber protein 3-like protein 2b isoform X1; the encoded protein is MCFLIMCTGPGPGRYVLPPMIGFVGHDFTKLTSPAYSFHGRTSDNMYSIDINPGPKYHIDAKLTRFGRDGTPAYSIHGRMKNRAGFFCTPGPGAYSPERAVLGSTHRKPPSYTMGYRTQYRSVDAVPAPNKYSLPSLMGSHVLTKTSSASYTISGRCKTGGHAEDLSKTPGPGRYNSTDPSIYQPKQPAFSMLGRHASTRESTLVPGPGSHNPEKVTVHKPRPPAFSLGIRHSEFVTPLVLD